One segment of Acidianus sp. HS-5 DNA contains the following:
- a CDS encoding Rieske (2Fe-2S) protein, translating to MTCVKISLKEIPKNSMVEFYFPAQKPWERKPVLLVNYNGEIYALEAFCTHNGLSLEDGFLTDDGRIVCSWHGSVFDVKTGKVLDGPAKRDLKKYNVKIEGDEVIVSE from the coding sequence TTGACATGCGTCAAGATAAGCCTTAAAGAGATACCTAAAAATTCAATGGTAGAATTTTATTTTCCAGCCCAAAAGCCTTGGGAAAGGAAGCCCGTTCTTTTAGTTAATTATAACGGAGAAATTTATGCACTTGAAGCTTTCTGCACTCACAACGGCTTATCTCTTGAGGACGGATTTCTGACTGATGATGGAAGAATAGTCTGCTCTTGGCACGGTTCAGTATTTGACGTTAAAACTGGAAAGGTGCTTGATGGACCTGCAAAAAGAGATCTAAAGAAATATAACGTTAAAATTGAGGGAGATGAGGTGATCGTCAGTGAGTGA
- the hypD gene encoding hydrogenase formation protein HypD, translated as MDLPKQIELLFRENTPLASKLADEIAKLAPKVTEKTGLDKIKIMNFCGSHEWTTTHYGLRALMPKEVELIPGPGCPVCVTPSSDIENVIKLAMDGYRVYTFGDVFKLPTVNHYKKDQIGSLAAAKAEGADVRIVYSFADAIEDAKRDNKPSVFFGVGFETTIPSYAVLFAKEKVPKNLLFYSATKLTAPAAEYAVKIHKASKRTPVSGVIGPGHVSTIIGAISWDFFPKEYKIPAVVTGFEPIDVLTGVLTILKDLYTGDITYTNLEYKRVVKPEGNVYAQEEIREVFNVVDAIWRGIGIIPKSGMDFNEKFSNYNARLQLGLEEKPWDYDLPPGCKCNEVTLGTAYPNECPLFMKACTPARPWGPCMVSMEGACAVWARFGSSQRVLEALKEVK; from the coding sequence ATGGACTTACCAAAACAGATTGAATTACTTTTCAGGGAGAACACTCCATTAGCTTCGAAACTGGCTGATGAAATTGCAAAACTTGCTCCTAAAGTTACCGAAAAGACAGGATTAGATAAGATTAAAATAATGAACTTCTGCGGTTCCCATGAGTGGACCACAACACATTACGGCTTAAGAGCATTAATGCCAAAAGAAGTGGAGCTAATTCCTGGACCAGGATGTCCGGTGTGCGTTACACCTTCAAGCGATATTGAGAATGTAATAAAATTAGCAATGGACGGATATAGAGTATATACCTTTGGTGACGTATTTAAATTACCCACTGTTAATCATTATAAGAAAGATCAAATAGGCAGCTTAGCTGCTGCTAAGGCTGAGGGTGCTGACGTAAGGATAGTTTACAGTTTTGCCGACGCAATAGAAGATGCAAAGAGAGACAACAAGCCTTCAGTGTTCTTTGGAGTAGGATTCGAAACTACAATTCCAAGTTATGCAGTACTTTTTGCAAAAGAGAAAGTCCCTAAGAATTTACTATTTTACTCTGCAACAAAACTAACTGCTCCCGCTGCAGAATACGCTGTGAAAATACACAAGGCAAGCAAAAGAACTCCGGTCTCTGGCGTGATTGGTCCAGGTCACGTTTCAACTATTATAGGAGCAATAAGTTGGGACTTCTTCCCTAAAGAGTACAAAATCCCTGCAGTAGTAACAGGTTTTGAGCCTATAGATGTACTTACCGGAGTTTTGACTATATTAAAGGATCTGTATACTGGAGACATAACCTACACTAATCTAGAGTATAAGAGAGTTGTAAAGCCTGAAGGTAACGTTTATGCACAGGAGGAAATAAGGGAGGTATTTAATGTAGTTGATGCTATATGGAGGGGAATAGGGATAATACCTAAAAGCGGGATGGACTTCAACGAGAAGTTCTCAAATTACAACGCAAGATTACAATTAGGACTGGAGGAAAAACCATGGGACTATGACCTTCCGCCCGGTTGTAAGTGCAATGAAGTTACTTTAGGGACGGCGTATCCTAACGAATGTCCTCTATTTATGAAGGCATGTACTCCAGCAAGACCTTGGGGACCTTGCATGGTTTCAATGGAAGGCGCATGTGCAGTGTGGGCTAGGTTTGGTTCGTCTCAAAGAGTTCTAGAGGCATTAAAGGAGGTGAAATGA
- a CDS encoding HypC/HybG/HupF family hydrogenase formation chaperone — translation MCWAVPAKVIGVDSDVIATVDLGGNTLKKVAVGVDNLNKGDYVMVHAGVIIAKLSKEEVIENIKFIADQIRETAELEGENPDEAVKSFMESVSGILKDLESEK, via the coding sequence ATGTGTTGGGCAGTTCCTGCTAAAGTTATTGGTGTGGATTCAGACGTTATTGCTACTGTAGATTTAGGCGGTAATACCTTGAAGAAAGTAGCAGTAGGCGTAGATAACCTAAACAAAGGAGATTACGTAATGGTTCATGCGGGTGTAATAATAGCGAAGCTAAGTAAAGAAGAGGTTATAGAGAACATAAAATTCATAGCAGATCAGATTAGAGAAACTGCTGAACTGGAGGGAGAAAACCCTGATGAGGCTGTTAAGTCATTTATGGAATCCGTCTCTGGAATATTAAAAGACTTAGAGAGTGAAAAATAA
- the hypE gene encoding hydrogenase expression/formation protein HypE, producing MDRILLSHGNGGKDTEIILQKFIFSKLPENLKKTDGGLGLNYLDDGAIINFDNGNKIVVSTDSHTIYPYFFPGGSIGKLAVSGTINDVVMMGGRPIAMLDSIVVAEGFPLDDLDKITNDMISILKEYNIALVSGDFKVIPSDSMKGIVINTVGIGVSKNPIIDKIREGDSVIVTGPIGVHGSVVAALQYGIDTKLESDVKPLIKLLEIFDKFSEDVHAARDPTRGGLAATLNEWAQLSGKMIVVEEKDIPIPEEVKSITEITGLDPLVLANEGIAVLSVSPDRAEEVTEELKKIGFEPRIIGKVIEPKNKDNRGLVIVRTEVGGSKILEMPSGDIVPRIC from the coding sequence ATGGACAGAATTTTACTCTCTCACGGTAACGGAGGTAAAGATACAGAGATCATTTTACAGAAATTCATATTCTCTAAATTGCCAGAAAATTTAAAAAAGACTGATGGAGGGTTGGGCTTAAACTATTTAGATGATGGAGCTATAATCAATTTTGATAACGGAAATAAGATAGTGGTTTCTACAGATTCTCACACTATATATCCCTATTTTTTCCCGGGAGGGAGTATAGGCAAGTTAGCAGTTTCCGGAACTATTAATGACGTAGTAATGATGGGAGGAAGACCGATAGCAATGCTAGATTCAATAGTAGTAGCTGAGGGCTTTCCTTTGGATGATTTGGATAAAATAACAAATGACATGATTTCTATATTAAAGGAATATAACATAGCGTTAGTAAGTGGAGATTTCAAAGTTATTCCTTCAGACTCTATGAAAGGTATAGTTATAAACACAGTAGGAATAGGAGTAAGTAAGAATCCTATTATAGATAAGATTCGAGAAGGAGATTCCGTAATAGTCACGGGTCCTATAGGTGTTCACGGCTCTGTAGTCGCAGCATTACAGTATGGTATTGATACTAAGCTTGAAAGCGACGTTAAACCTTTAATAAAACTACTTGAGATATTTGATAAGTTTTCAGAAGATGTTCATGCGGCTAGAGATCCTACAAGAGGAGGACTGGCAGCTACTCTAAACGAATGGGCTCAATTATCTGGAAAGATGATAGTAGTAGAGGAGAAGGATATACCAATTCCTGAGGAAGTTAAATCGATAACTGAGATTACAGGATTAGATCCTTTAGTTTTAGCCAATGAAGGAATAGCAGTGCTTTCAGTTTCTCCAGATAGAGCAGAAGAAGTTACCGAGGAATTAAAGAAAATAGGTTTCGAACCAAGGATAATAGGCAAAGTTATTGAACCTAAGAATAAGGATAATAGAGGATTAGTTATCGTAAGAACTGAAGTAGGGGGTTCTAAAATTCTCGAAATGCCCTCAGGAGATATAGTACCTAGGATATGCTGA
- a CDS encoding hydrogenase maturation protease: MAVKIIGMGNRLYGDDAIGSLTAECMNALDAEANGFQALTFIEKDDVVIFIDAMVMDEEYNLFKVNLENVDFVEISDPHRLSPIQVVSLARKSGNMPKEAYVLAIKPEKLDWPGISDKAIERVKELLTKYKGFLEKYGVTVNVEKVIECLKERSDKPW; this comes from the coding sequence ATGGCTGTCAAAATCATAGGCATGGGAAACAGACTTTACGGAGATGATGCAATAGGATCTTTAACTGCAGAATGCATGAATGCCTTAGATGCAGAGGCTAACGGCTTTCAAGCTCTAACTTTCATAGAAAAAGATGACGTAGTTATATTTATTGATGCAATGGTTATGGATGAGGAATACAACTTATTTAAAGTAAATTTAGAAAATGTGGATTTTGTAGAGATATCTGACCCTCATAGACTTTCTCCAATCCAAGTAGTTTCTTTAGCTAGGAAATCGGGTAATATGCCAAAAGAAGCTTACGTCTTAGCTATTAAGCCTGAAAAGTTAGATTGGCCTGGGATCTCAGATAAGGCTATAGAGAGAGTTAAGGAATTACTAACTAAATATAAGGGATTTTTGGAAAAATATGGCGTTACTGTAAATGTAGAGAAGGTAATTGAATGCTTAAAGGAAAGGAGCGATAAACCGTGGTGA
- a CDS encoding thermopsin, protein MLITKSLLALIILLEVMNSLTLSSQCNTYMINVTSPSAFIFTVKGEANVTIMKEENSFYQQVVYTGYSKNNLTSGILLTLGEYKVIIKGNDASFHYYVHKLKCRKKALCSSFLLSSNRSILIPIPNLETPEGLHSFLISNTTVTFEILQCNKIIYTDKNTTLVFAHIYFKKPRNVFLKIVVHANSLFYLSYRVITCFINPYLRLSYPSSEGIVSYGIVNCSTKSKPYFIKTDSIIGKFSIFCILAYNKSQKLVPPCAASLQLNVVLRSGKQVYWLQNVLEFLTSKHEIKLADDILNITCLNAKLSNCTITSSNGYVTIVNQSNQTEYYYGNYYCQPELNYRLPLCGYLASNISLEKCGVLISFTVILTRNGSSSCYKEIVYDEVLIHGNFSFAYLTVCGRHYTPVGSYYDAELVFGGGGNGEITSFSKLNASLWLLYLNKSFYVTFPNYFTFGEDTAEKAENITVNFCKYYAKLTTGKENLSCYKATHYSTDPYNSSTHQEIIITHNSEEKLNNLVYKILILLALTLFTAYLIFRKGKR, encoded by the coding sequence ATGTTGATTACAAAATCACTATTGGCTTTGATAATTCTTCTTGAAGTCATGAATTCTCTTACTCTATCCTCTCAGTGCAATACCTACATGATAAACGTTACTTCCCCTTCTGCATTTATTTTCACTGTAAAAGGAGAAGCTAACGTGACGATTATGAAAGAAGAAAATAGCTTTTATCAACAAGTAGTTTACACTGGATACTCTAAAAATAATTTAACTTCTGGAATATTATTAACTCTGGGAGAATATAAGGTAATAATTAAAGGTAATGATGCCTCTTTCCATTATTACGTTCATAAATTAAAGTGCAGAAAGAAAGCTTTATGTTCTTCCTTCTTACTTTCATCTAATAGATCCATTTTAATACCGATCCCTAACTTAGAAACTCCTGAAGGACTGCATTCGTTCCTAATATCTAATACTACAGTTACTTTTGAAATTCTGCAATGCAATAAAATTATTTATACAGATAAAAACACTACCTTAGTTTTTGCGCATATATATTTTAAAAAACCTAGGAACGTTTTCTTAAAAATAGTAGTTCACGCAAATTCATTATTTTATTTATCTTATAGGGTAATCACTTGTTTCATTAATCCTTACCTTAGGCTTTCTTACCCATCTTCGGAAGGTATAGTAAGTTACGGTATTGTTAATTGCTCTACTAAAAGTAAACCTTACTTTATTAAGACTGATTCTATCATAGGAAAGTTTTCCATTTTTTGTATTTTAGCATATAATAAATCACAAAAACTGGTCCCTCCTTGCGCTGCATCATTACAGCTCAATGTTGTTTTAAGGTCTGGTAAGCAAGTTTATTGGTTACAGAATGTCTTAGAATTCCTAACGTCAAAACATGAGATAAAACTTGCTGACGACATTCTGAATATCACGTGCTTAAACGCTAAGCTCTCAAATTGCACAATTACTTCCTCTAACGGTTATGTAACAATTGTAAATCAAAGTAATCAAACAGAATATTATTACGGAAATTACTACTGTCAGCCTGAGCTTAATTACCGCTTACCTTTGTGCGGGTATTTAGCATCTAACATTAGCTTAGAAAAATGCGGTGTATTGATTAGTTTTACCGTTATACTTACTAGAAACGGCAGTTCATCATGCTATAAGGAAATTGTATATGATGAAGTATTAATCCACGGCAATTTTAGTTTTGCCTACCTAACAGTCTGCGGTAGACATTACACTCCGGTGGGAAGTTACTACGATGCAGAGCTTGTCTTTGGAGGAGGTGGTAACGGAGAGATTACCAGTTTCTCTAAGTTGAATGCTTCTCTTTGGTTACTTTACCTTAACAAGAGTTTTTACGTTACTTTTCCGAACTATTTTACGTTTGGCGAAGATACTGCAGAAAAAGCTGAAAACATCACGGTAAATTTCTGCAAATATTACGCAAAGCTGACAACTGGAAAGGAAAACTTAAGCTGTTATAAGGCTACTCACTACTCTACAGATCCTTATAACTCAAGCACTCATCAAGAAATTATTATTACTCATAACAGTGAAGAGAAACTCAATAATCTAGTTTATAAGATATTAATTCTATTAGCTCTAACTTTATTTACAGCGTATTTGATTTTTAGAAAGGGAAAGCGCTAA
- the nucS gene encoding endonuclease NucS yields the protein MDKYKFFDLPEFSAVKEVLENERDKYVITVFGLCKILYSGRASSIATYSSRLITFKPDGSVLVHSNRKLKPVNWQPSSSDVHVEIGDELRIFVERRRPKEVLEIAMPVVYYLSLAEVDEGEFHLFGSESEMVEEVIRNPELILKDFIPLEREYQTPFGKIDLLGVTSSGYLVLEFKRAQAGLEAVSQLKRYVDYLSWSGNRVRGGIVSPSISKSALKLLKKYGLEHFQLSPKLLPTIRLK from the coding sequence ATGGATAAGTACAAATTTTTTGACTTACCAGAGTTTTCAGCAGTCAAGGAAGTTCTTGAGAATGAGAGAGACAAGTATGTAATTACCGTCTTCGGACTTTGTAAAATCCTTTATTCTGGAAGGGCTTCTTCGATAGCTACTTACAGTTCTAGGTTGATAACTTTTAAGCCCGATGGTAGCGTTTTAGTCCACAGTAATAGGAAACTCAAACCCGTAAATTGGCAACCTTCAAGCTCAGACGTTCACGTAGAAATAGGTGATGAGCTGAGAATTTTCGTTGAAAGGAGGAGACCCAAGGAAGTTTTAGAGATTGCAATGCCCGTAGTTTATTATTTATCCTTAGCTGAAGTTGATGAGGGAGAATTTCACCTCTTTGGGAGTGAGAGTGAAATGGTTGAGGAAGTTATTAGGAATCCAGAGTTGATTTTAAAGGATTTCATACCTCTAGAGAGGGAATATCAGACCCCCTTTGGGAAAATAGACCTTCTCGGTGTAACCTCCTCTGGATACCTAGTTTTAGAATTTAAGAGAGCTCAAGCAGGGTTAGAGGCTGTTTCCCAGTTAAAGAGGTATGTAGATTATTTGAGTTGGAGCGGGAACAGAGTCAGGGGAGGAATAGTTTCTCCTTCAATCTCAAAGAGCGCTTTGAAGCTTCTGAAGAAGTATGGACTAGAGCACTTCCAGTTAAGCCCAAAGCTTCTTCCTACGATAAGATTAAAATAA